The following proteins come from a genomic window of Liolophura sinensis isolate JHLJ2023 chromosome 13, CUHK_Ljap_v2, whole genome shotgun sequence:
- the LOC135480626 gene encoding transmembrane protein 218-like has product MARVLGIGVGLFVLAFFWALAVIVALLLSRAKGAASYGSFGVIAAVGLLTVILVFIPREPQSPDEDEDAFKIYDYTIVYRTCLLVACALCLIGGFVVYVIGHLPNPYEPNL; this is encoded by the exons ATGGCCAGGGTACTCGGTATTGGAGTCGGTCTTTTTGTTTTAGCCTTCTTCTGGGCTTTGGCAGTGATTGTCGCTCTGTTGTTGTCTCGAGCGAAAGGAGCGGCGTC GTATGGCAGTTTTGGCGTGATAGCTGCAGTTGGGTTGCTGACTGTGATTTTGGTGTTTATCCCTCGAGAGCCGCAGTCTCCAGATGAAGATGAGGATGCTTTTAAG ATTTATGATTACACAATAGTGTATAGGACATGTTTGCTCGTGGCCTGCGCACTGTGTCTCATTGGTGGATTTGTGGTGTATGTCATTGGACATCTTCCGAACCCATACGAGCCAAACCTCTGA